In Anaerolineales bacterium, one DNA window encodes the following:
- a CDS encoding bifunctional riboflavin kinase/FAD synthetase — protein sequence MQHYLSLDALSLQNSWLTIGVFDGVHRGHRLIIQKLVRDAHEENAPAVVLTFDPHPASVLTGREIKCLTTADERAELLAALGVDVVITQRFTRDLSTATAHEYMSTLKQSLGLSRLLIGYDFALGRGREGNAARLTEIGSELGYTVEVVPAVSDESGVISSTEIRKLTSTGNVNEAAKLLGYPYPLAGIVIHGEGRGKKINFPTANIDYPIQKVIPSNGIYACRAVLGAERFMAATNVGFNPTFTPQRQIPSVEAYLLDFDRDIYGEELKLEFVARLRDELKFESVEALIQKIGEDVVQTREILTRG from the coding sequence ATGCAACATTACCTTTCCCTCGACGCATTATCCCTGCAAAACTCCTGGCTCACCATCGGCGTCTTTGACGGCGTCCATCGCGGGCATCGTCTGATCATCCAAAAACTCGTCCGCGACGCACATGAAGAAAACGCGCCGGCCGTCGTGCTCACCTTTGACCCGCATCCCGCCAGTGTGCTGACAGGCAGAGAGATCAAATGCCTGACCACAGCGGACGAACGGGCGGAACTGCTCGCCGCGCTCGGCGTGGACGTGGTCATCACGCAGCGCTTCACACGTGACCTGTCAACTGCCACCGCCCATGAATATATGTCAACGCTCAAGCAGAGCCTGGGACTCAGCCGCCTGCTGATCGGGTACGACTTCGCCCTCGGCAGGGGACGCGAAGGCAACGCAGCGCGTCTGACCGAGATCGGCTCGGAACTGGGATACACCGTCGAGGTGGTGCCAGCCGTCAGCGACGAAAGCGGCGTGATCTCATCCACAGAGATCCGCAAGCTCACCTCCACAGGCAATGTCAACGAAGCCGCAAAACTACTCGGCTATCCATATCCGCTCGCGGGAATCGTCATTCATGGCGAAGGCCGCGGGAAAAAGATCAACTTCCCCACGGCAAACATTGACTATCCAATACAAAAAGTGATTCCTTCAAATGGCATTTACGCCTGCCGGGCGGTGCTCGGCGCTGAACGCTTCATGGCGGCCACGAACGTCGGCTTCAACCCGACCTTCACCCCGCAACGACAAATCCCGAGCGTGGAAGCCTACCTGCTGGATTTCGACCGCGATATTTATGGTGAGGAACTGAAACTTGAGTTCGTCGCCCGATTAAGGGACGAATTGAAATTCGAATCGGTGGAGGCGCTGATTCAGAAAATCGGTGAGGACGTGGTTCAAACACGCGAAATCCTGACAAGGGGGTAA
- a CDS encoding DUF5939 domain-containing protein, translating to MTREYHYKWVWEFESSAEALWPLVSDTNRFNRDTGLPPMQLLGIHNGVKLVRFNIPLVQIEWEEEPFEWTYPYQFGIMRRYRKGPLAEMRVDCRLERLQPAGTRITYEVWVKPKNIPGRIAIPLGIGVYSAKRFGDAFKLYDRIASRGGSVLIVAKGRNLSLAGHNKFKVLNERLQDQGVDRQILNHLYEYLHRADDLSIQRMRPYALADGWGLPRRTVLESFLRATRLGMLDMYWDLLCPECRGIAEDHARLGDIHSTAHCSTCRIDFTANFDHNVEVIFRPNPSIRAVDAAVEFCVGSPQRRPHTIFSLMVPPREELPISTMLNEGRYHVRASDLPGTQMLLAVKHGPAKMDLRANALGWRNDVMDIGLAPYIRLINETDSTQTFQLERTTWSDQAATAADVTTLQVFRDLFSSEVLRPGEEISVGSTTLMFTDLRNSTKLYREIGDAPAFGRVREHFEILEQAVAAEGGAIIKTMGDAIMAAFRTPVSAVRAIWNVQKRISLRGNPPLFIKAGIHYGPCIVVNLNDRLDYFGSTVNIAARLPGFSSGGETILSEPIRNDPEVVEFLEKNAPPNSLSRFQAELRGYEQAMDLWKIKL from the coding sequence ATGACCAGAGAATATCACTATAAGTGGGTGTGGGAGTTTGAGTCCTCGGCTGAGGCGCTCTGGCCCCTTGTTTCGGATACCAACCGTTTCAACCGCGATACGGGCCTGCCTCCCATGCAGTTGCTCGGTATTCACAATGGCGTAAAACTTGTAAGGTTCAACATCCCGCTTGTGCAGATCGAATGGGAGGAGGAACCCTTCGAGTGGACGTATCCCTATCAGTTTGGGATTATGCGCCGTTACCGAAAGGGTCCTCTGGCAGAAATGCGCGTGGATTGCCGCCTGGAGCGGCTCCAGCCTGCGGGCACGCGGATTACGTATGAGGTGTGGGTGAAACCGAAAAATATCCCGGGTAGGATTGCCATTCCGCTGGGAATTGGGGTATATAGCGCGAAACGCTTCGGGGATGCTTTCAAATTATATGACCGCATCGCTTCGCGCGGCGGCTCGGTGTTGATCGTTGCCAAAGGCAGGAATCTCTCCCTCGCCGGGCATAACAAGTTCAAGGTCCTGAATGAGCGCTTGCAGGATCAAGGGGTGGATCGGCAGATTCTCAATCACCTGTATGAATACTTGCACCGCGCGGATGACCTGTCCATCCAGCGTATGAGACCGTATGCGCTGGCGGATGGCTGGGGACTGCCGCGCCGCACGGTGCTGGAATCATTTTTACGCGCCACACGGCTTGGCATGCTGGACATGTATTGGGATCTGCTCTGCCCCGAGTGCCGCGGTATTGCAGAGGATCATGCACGGCTGGGTGACATCCATTCCACCGCACATTGCAGCACCTGCCGGATAGACTTCACCGCAAACTTCGACCACAATGTGGAAGTGATCTTCCGCCCAAATCCGTCCATCCGCGCGGTGGATGCGGCAGTGGAGTTTTGCGTCGGCAGTCCGCAGAGACGGCCGCATACCATCTTTTCATTGATGGTACCGCCGCGCGAGGAACTTCCGATTTCAACCATGTTGAACGAAGGACGTTATCATGTACGCGCCTCCGACCTGCCTGGCACACAGATGTTGCTGGCAGTGAAACATGGACCCGCGAAAATGGACTTACGGGCGAATGCCCTGGGCTGGCGTAATGATGTAATGGACATTGGGCTTGCGCCGTACATTCGCCTGATCAATGAAACCGATTCAACCCAGACTTTTCAACTGGAACGAACGACCTGGTCGGATCAGGCGGCGACGGCGGCGGACGTGACCACGTTGCAGGTGTTCCGTGACCTGTTCTCCAGCGAAGTCCTGCGTCCCGGAGAGGAGATCTCCGTGGGCTCCACCACCCTGATGTTCACTGATCTGCGTAATTCCACAAAACTGTATCGCGAGATCGGCGATGCGCCTGCCTTCGGACGTGTGCGCGAGCATTTTGAAATATTGGAACAAGCTGTTGCAGCGGAAGGCGGGGCAATCATCAAAACCATGGGGGACGCGATCATGGCAGCCTTCCGTACCCCCGTCTCGGCGGTGCGCGCGATCTGGAATGTTCAGAAGCGGATTTCCCTGCGCGGCAACCCACCCCTATTCATTAAAGCGGGCATTCACTATGGACCGTGTATTGTTGTCAATCTGAACGACAGACTGGATTACTTTGGTTCAACTGTGAATATTGCGGCGCGGCTGCCGGGTTTCTCATCCGGCGGCGAGACGATCCTCTCTGAGCCGATTCGCAACGATCCTGAGGTGGTTGAGTTTTTGGAGAAGAACGCCCCGCCCAACTCCCTCTCCCGTTTTCAAGCCGAACTCCGCGGCTACGAACAGGCGATGGATTTGTGGAAGATCAAGCTGTAA
- a CDS encoding DUF4349 domain-containing protein, producing MRSHFNVFTLPVLLGVLLLSACGGAAPAAFEEPAAAPEFLAGDSMPGSAAEAEDAAKQQSEPSAALPVGPVYNTGVDSTVASTTHMIIKSAEIKLLVESTDNAIDRATQVVGDAGGYIISSRIWYQTYYDGENYKYATITIGVPVQQFERTLSRLRGLAVKVLDESASGEDVTDQYVDLQSQLINLEATRERIKSFLDDAKTVDEALRINAELSEIERQIEEIKGRMNYLQDRSSYSTITINFEPVLPEILPTPTPQPEPWNPAETFESATKTVTRAYQGIVDFLIWLFIVLVPIFAPPVLIIWVIWKLLTRKPK from the coding sequence ATGAGATCACATTTCAACGTATTTACCTTGCCTGTTCTGCTGGGCGTGCTATTGCTCAGCGCCTGCGGAGGAGCCGCACCCGCCGCTTTTGAAGAACCCGCCGCCGCACCTGAATTTTTAGCGGGGGATTCCATGCCGGGCAGCGCCGCAGAAGCGGAGGACGCTGCAAAACAGCAGTCGGAGCCTTCCGCGGCTCTGCCTGTGGGACCCGTCTATAACACGGGGGTGGATTCGACAGTCGCCTCCACCACGCACATGATCATCAAAAGCGCCGAGATCAAACTGCTGGTGGAAAGCACGGATAACGCCATCGACCGCGCCACACAGGTCGTCGGTGATGCCGGTGGATACATCATCAGTTCACGAATCTGGTATCAAACCTATTACGACGGTGAGAATTACAAGTACGCCACCATCACCATCGGCGTGCCCGTCCAGCAATTCGAGCGCACACTCAGCCGTCTGCGCGGGCTGGCCGTCAAAGTGCTGGATGAATCCGCTTCGGGCGAGGATGTGACCGATCAATATGTAGACTTACAGTCGCAGCTCATCAACCTGGAAGCCACGCGCGAGCGCATCAAATCCTTCCTTGACGATGCCAAAACGGTGGATGAAGCCCTGCGCATCAACGCCGAGCTCTCCGAAATTGAGCGCCAGATCGAGGAGATCAAGGGACGCATGAACTATTTGCAGGATCGATCATCCTATTCCACGATCACGATCAACTTTGAGCCTGTATTGCCTGAGATCCTCCCCACCCCCACCCCGCAGCCGGAACCCTGGAATCCTGCTGAAACCTTTGAATCCGCCACAAAAACCGTCACCCGCGCCTATCAAGGCATCGTGGATTTTCTCATCTGGTTGTTCATCGTACTTGTGCCCATCTTTGCGCCGCCCGTTCTGATCATTTGGGTCATCTGGAAATTACTGACACGCAAGCCGAAGTAA
- a CDS encoding bifunctional oligoribonuclease/PAP phosphatase NrnA yields MDNHLAGEIKHRLAEAEKILITSHVRPDGDAIGSVLGLGLALRDAGKSVQMILVDGVPASFKYLEGSDLIQKEPQADHDTFITVDCADFKRVGKAFENFNQPDINIDHHITNENFGVLNLIEAQEVATAAILTNHLPEWGLKITQPVAAALLTGIITDTLGFRTSNITPEALRQAADLMEAGVDLPEIYMRALVRKTFPAAKYWGAGLSSLKSKDGIVWGTLTLADRKSAGYGGNDDADLINMISAIDGNKVGIVFVEQGDNHVKISWRALEPDVDVSPVAKHFQGGGHAAAAGADIQGTLSEIQKEVLKKTRELINL; encoded by the coding sequence GTGGACAATCATCTTGCAGGGGAGATAAAACACAGACTCGCCGAAGCGGAGAAGATCCTCATTACTTCGCATGTACGACCAGACGGGGATGCCATCGGCTCAGTACTTGGATTGGGATTAGCCCTGCGTGATGCAGGCAAGTCCGTGCAAATGATCCTCGTGGACGGCGTACCCGCCTCTTTTAAATACCTTGAAGGCAGCGACCTCATCCAAAAAGAGCCGCAGGCAGATCACGATACTTTCATAACCGTGGACTGCGCTGATTTCAAACGCGTGGGGAAGGCCTTCGAAAACTTCAACCAGCCGGACATCAATATTGACCATCACATCACCAACGAAAATTTTGGCGTTCTCAACCTGATCGAAGCGCAGGAGGTTGCCACGGCTGCCATTCTTACCAACCACCTGCCGGAATGGGGATTGAAGATCACCCAACCGGTCGCTGCCGCATTATTGACAGGCATCATCACCGACACGCTTGGCTTCCGTACATCCAATATCACGCCCGAAGCGCTCAGGCAGGCCGCTGATTTAATGGAAGCCGGTGTAGATCTGCCAGAGATATACATGCGCGCACTGGTACGGAAAACATTTCCCGCCGCAAAGTATTGGGGGGCCGGACTCTCCAGCCTCAAAAGCAAGGATGGCATAGTCTGGGGTACACTGACCCTTGCAGACCGCAAGTCCGCCGGATATGGCGGGAATGACGATGCAGACCTGATCAACATGATCTCAGCCATTGATGGGAACAAGGTCGGAATAGTTTTCGTTGAACAAGGGGATAACCATGTCAAAATTTCATGGCGCGCACTGGAACCGGATGTGGACGTCTCACCAGTTGCAAAACACTTTCAAGGGGGAGGGCATGCCGCAGCCGCAGGAGCGGATATCCAGGGGACTTTGAGCGAAATCCAAAAGGAAGTCCTGAAAAAGACGCGCGAACTTATAAATCTGTAG
- a CDS encoding YlxR family protein: MKKKPVQRGKHVPQRTCVGCREVLPKRQMLRIVRTAEGVRVDPTGKLAGRGAYLHDRRACWVRGMRGALAHALKAEFTAEDRSELENFMNTLPQDAEPDKSSHVND; encoded by the coding sequence GTGAAGAAGAAACCTGTCCAACGTGGTAAGCATGTGCCCCAGCGCACCTGTGTGGGATGCCGTGAGGTTTTGCCAAAAAGGCAAATGCTGCGGATCGTCCGCACTGCTGAGGGGGTGCGCGTGGACCCAACCGGTAAACTGGCTGGCAGGGGGGCTTATTTGCACGACCGCCGCGCATGCTGGGTGCGCGGCATGAGGGGAGCTTTGGCGCATGCGCTCAAAGCGGAATTCACCGCGGAAGACCGCAGTGAATTGGAAAATTTTATGAACACCCTGCCGCAGGATGCAGAACCCGACAAGTCCAGCCATGTGAACGATTAG
- the rbfA gene encoding 30S ribosome-binding factor RbfA, whose amino-acid sequence MMPSGIRLQRIADRVKQELAEMLIREVSDPRLKQIFVTDVKIDRELAFADVYVSAVEGASRAPDVLAGLESASGFLRRTLASRIEMRAFPKLRFHWDPTPENADHVEKILAGLREKK is encoded by the coding sequence ATGATGCCATCAGGAATTCGATTACAACGCATTGCAGACCGCGTCAAACAGGAACTTGCGGAAATGCTCATCCGCGAGGTCAGCGATCCGCGCCTGAAACAAATCTTCGTGACCGACGTAAAAATAGACAGGGAACTCGCCTTCGCAGATGTGTACGTCTCGGCCGTGGAGGGCGCTTCGCGCGCCCCTGACGTTCTCGCGGGACTCGAATCTGCCTCCGGTTTTCTCAGGCGAACGCTGGCCTCACGAATTGAAATGCGCGCCTTTCCCAAACTAAGGTTCCATTGGGATCCAACGCCTGAAAACGCAGACCATGTCGAAAAAATACTGGCAGGATTAAGAGAAAAGAAATAA
- the nusA gene encoding transcription termination factor NusA, giving the protein MPKNDFALAFNEVLEEKQLAKDIVVAAIESAMVSAYRRAVGASTAQHVEAKLDPESGLVTVYAEKEVVEDSIIDDRTEVLLEEARKVNPEIQAGDMLVVETTPADFGRVAAQTARQVIQQRIREAERSNQMEYFQRQEGEIVSGLVQASNAQGITIGLDMKAEGVMPNNQKIPGERLKLHDRVRAVVMEVKDGTRGPQIILSRAHRNFLRRLLENEVPEIYHGIVEIRAISREPGARAKVAVSATQPGIDPVGACVGIKGVRIQAIVKELHDEKIDIIQWDADPIVYISKAISPARVNGVYLVDNENARTATVVVGEDQLSLAIGRDGQNARLAAKLTGWRIDIKSLSEAAGDSLAKLQSDAELAGMLPAAMEQMPQIEEILGKKAEGRPITPEEYTLLGQFVDRVERRTIQIKEEAARVEEERTAAARAEIPAAAFTTPLDQAGIKEHIFNILTEAGYETVGNLMFDMKMDANKVLGLAGIGSKAIQHIEEVLGALTFPEPEPVKAEEEPVAVVAEVPAETGIAPAEEMPVEKQQAEGKKEAKKVVEEEDDEHAKDGVSLDELFKMKPEIFQAPANAEDESSDDKKKGKKVKKKGVALEFDEDLGAVVGRKKHKRGDEGGGEDW; this is encoded by the coding sequence ATGCCAAAAAACGATTTTGCATTAGCCTTCAACGAAGTGCTGGAGGAAAAACAATTAGCCAAGGATATTGTCGTTGCCGCGATAGAGTCGGCGATGGTATCCGCCTACCGGCGCGCGGTGGGCGCGTCCACCGCGCAGCACGTGGAGGCAAAACTGGACCCCGAGAGCGGGCTTGTGACTGTATACGCCGAGAAGGAAGTAGTGGAGGACAGCATCATTGATGATCGTACGGAAGTGCTTTTGGAAGAGGCGCGCAAGGTCAACCCTGAGATTCAAGCCGGCGACATGCTTGTGGTCGAGACCACACCCGCAGACTTCGGACGTGTGGCGGCTCAGACTGCGCGTCAGGTGATCCAACAGCGCATCCGTGAGGCGGAACGTTCCAATCAAATGGAATATTTCCAACGTCAGGAAGGCGAGATCGTTTCAGGTTTGGTGCAAGCCAGCAACGCGCAGGGCATTACCATTGGTCTGGATATGAAGGCTGAAGGCGTGATGCCAAACAACCAGAAGATCCCCGGCGAGAGATTGAAACTGCACGACCGCGTCCGCGCAGTGGTGATGGAAGTGAAGGACGGCACACGCGGTCCGCAGATCATCCTGTCGCGCGCACATCGCAATTTCCTGCGCCGTTTGCTGGAAAATGAAGTTCCCGAAATCTATCATGGCATTGTGGAGATCCGCGCGATCTCACGCGAACCGGGCGCACGTGCCAAGGTGGCAGTCTCTGCCACACAGCCGGGGATCGACCCGGTGGGCGCGTGTGTGGGCATCAAGGGCGTGCGCATCCAGGCTATTGTGAAGGAACTGCACGACGAAAAGATCGACATCATCCAATGGGATGCAGATCCCATCGTCTATATTTCCAAAGCCATCAGCCCGGCGCGCGTGAACGGTGTGTATCTGGTCGATAATGAAAACGCACGCACCGCGACGGTTGTGGTGGGCGAAGATCAGTTAAGCCTCGCCATCGGGCGCGATGGACAGAACGCGCGTCTTGCCGCAAAGCTGACCGGCTGGCGCATTGACATCAAGTCACTGAGCGAGGCGGCGGGTGATTCACTCGCCAAATTGCAGAGTGACGCAGAGCTTGCAGGCATGCTGCCTGCAGCCATGGAACAAATGCCGCAGATCGAGGAGATCCTTGGGAAGAAAGCCGAGGGCCGCCCGATCACCCCGGAGGAATACACCCTGCTCGGTCAATTTGTGGACCGTGTGGAACGCCGCACGATCCAGATCAAGGAGGAAGCCGCCCGCGTGGAGGAGGAACGCACAGCCGCCGCGCGCGCAGAGATCCCTGCGGCTGCGTTCACCACGCCGCTCGATCAGGCCGGTATCAAGGAACACATCTTCAACATCCTCACGGAAGCCGGCTATGAAACGGTCGGCAACCTCATGTTCGATATGAAGATGGACGCCAACAAAGTGCTCGGGCTGGCCGGCATTGGTTCGAAGGCAATTCAACACATCGAGGAAGTGCTGGGAGCGTTGACCTTCCCTGAACCAGAGCCGGTAAAGGCTGAAGAGGAACCCGTCGCCGTGGTTGCCGAGGTGCCTGCAGAGACTGGGATCGCTCCAGCTGAAGAAATGCCGGTTGAGAAGCAGCAGGCAGAGGGCAAGAAAGAAGCGAAGAAAGTCGTCGAAGAAGAGGATGACGAACATGCGAAGGACGGCGTATCGCTGGACGAGCTGTTCAAGATGAAGCCGGAAATCTTCCAGGCTCCGGCAAACGCCGAGGATGAATCTTCCGACGATAAGAAGAAAGGCAAGAAAGTCAAGAAGAAGGGTGTGGCCCTGGAGTTCGACGAAGACCTCGGCGCAGTGGTGGGGCGCAAAAAGCATAAACGCGGCGACGAGGGCGGCGGCGAGGATTGGTAG
- the infB gene encoding translation initiation factor IF-2 has product MSSNGNKLELPANIVIRDLAQKIEKSPIDLIKKLMTNGVMATINQTVDFDTAAIVVAEYGFEAVLEAADEVDAKEETGEVPLWRQMIAGEDGAQLKGRPPVVTILGHVDHGKTSLLDAIRSTEVAAGEAGGITQHIGAYQVEKKGRLITFLDTPGHAAFTQMRARGAQGADIVVLVVAADDGVMPQTREAIAHAKAARVPMLVALNKVDKPNANPDRVKQQLAELELVPDDWGGSTMVVPVSAKENRGIDDLLEGILLVADSNEIKANPNGKVIGTVIEAELDKSKGVLATLLVQNGTLEAGDNIVAGTAHGKLRAITDYKGKPVKKAGPSTPVAVMGLSDVPSAGDLFQVVKTEKEARAIVAERLEAIKTQAQARKKVSLEDLFANVQAGEAKGLNLIVKADVQGSLDPIVTELNKLGEGEIGLHILHAETGNIGNNDVMLASASKAIIIGFNVQADVDARRMAEKEGVDIRLYEIIYRMTEDIEKALKGMLEPKLVEKTLGRAQVLQVFSASKFGKVAGCKVTDGELKRGAKVRLFRGTDIVYEGDLSSLRHEKEDVREIRQGFECGVGFKSFNDIQPGDMLVCYIVE; this is encoded by the coding sequence ATGAGCAGTAATGGCAATAAACTTGAATTGCCCGCCAATATCGTGATACGCGACCTGGCGCAAAAGATCGAAAAAAGCCCCATTGATCTGATCAAAAAATTGATGACAAATGGCGTGATGGCAACCATCAATCAGACTGTGGATTTTGATACAGCGGCGATTGTGGTGGCCGAGTATGGATTCGAGGCTGTGCTTGAGGCGGCGGATGAAGTTGACGCAAAGGAGGAAACCGGCGAAGTACCGCTTTGGCGTCAGATGATCGCAGGAGAGGATGGCGCACAGTTGAAGGGGCGTCCGCCTGTTGTGACGATTCTGGGTCACGTGGATCATGGCAAGACCAGCCTTTTGGACGCGATCCGTTCCACGGAAGTGGCGGCTGGCGAAGCCGGCGGCATTACCCAGCACATCGGTGCTTATCAGGTCGAAAAGAAGGGGCGTCTCATCACCTTTTTGGATACGCCCGGCCACGCCGCATTTACCCAGATGCGCGCACGCGGTGCGCAAGGCGCGGACATTGTTGTCCTGGTTGTGGCCGCGGATGATGGCGTAATGCCGCAGACGAGGGAAGCCATTGCTCATGCGAAAGCGGCGCGCGTTCCCATGCTGGTGGCCTTGAACAAAGTTGACAAACCAAACGCAAACCCCGACCGTGTAAAACAACAGCTTGCCGAACTGGAACTCGTCCCTGACGACTGGGGCGGCAGCACAATGGTCGTCCCGGTCTCCGCAAAGGAAAATCGTGGCATTGACGATTTGCTCGAAGGCATTCTTCTCGTGGCGGACAGCAACGAGATCAAAGCCAACCCCAATGGAAAAGTGATCGGCACGGTCATCGAAGCCGAGTTGGATAAATCCAAGGGTGTGCTGGCGACCCTGCTTGTCCAAAACGGCACGCTCGAAGCCGGTGACAATATCGTGGCCGGCACGGCGCATGGAAAACTGCGTGCCATTACGGATTACAAGGGCAAGCCGGTCAAAAAAGCGGGTCCGTCCACGCCTGTGGCAGTCATGGGGTTAAGCGACGTTCCCTCCGCCGGCGATCTTTTCCAGGTTGTGAAAACGGAAAAGGAGGCGCGCGCCATTGTTGCAGAACGGCTCGAAGCCATCAAAACCCAGGCGCAGGCACGCAAAAAAGTTTCACTGGAAGACCTGTTCGCAAATGTTCAAGCGGGCGAAGCGAAGGGGCTTAATCTGATTGTCAAAGCAGATGTGCAGGGTTCGCTCGACCCCATCGTCACCGAGTTGAACAAACTTGGCGAAGGCGAGATCGGCCTGCACATCCTGCACGCGGAAACGGGCAACATCGGCAACAACGATGTCATGCTTGCATCCGCCTCAAAAGCGATTATCATTGGCTTCAACGTCCAGGCAGATGTGGATGCCCGCCGCATGGCTGAAAAGGAAGGCGTGGACATCCGTCTGTATGAGATCATCTACCGCATGACCGAGGACATCGAGAAAGCTCTCAAGGGCATGCTCGAGCCAAAGCTTGTGGAAAAGACCCTCGGACGCGCGCAGGTCTTACAGGTATTCTCCGCTTCAAAATTTGGCAAAGTTGCGGGATGCAAAGTCACCGATGGTGAACTCAAACGCGGGGCTAAGGTCCGTCTCTTCCGCGGCACGGATATTGTCTATGAAGGCGATCTTTCGTCCCTGCGCCATGAAAAAGAGGACGTCAGGGAAATCCGCCAGGGCTTTGAGTGTGGCGTCGGTTTCAAAAGTTTCAATGACATTCAACCCGGCGACATGCTGGTATGTTACATAGTAGAATAG
- the truB gene encoding tRNA pseudouridine(55) synthase TruB — MNSQDIKNAISGALVVDKPVGMTSHDVVQAIRNGTGLRRAGHTGTLDPRASGVLVILVGPAVRLSEYVSASDKRYQAIIRLGGSTDTFDGEGKFTPSKDPVNITETEFEEALKTFVGEIEQTPPPYSAVKVQGRKAYEMARKGEEVDLEPRKITVHHLEVLEWTPPEVVIDVHCSSGTYVRSLANDLGVKLGCGAYLVGLRRTKSGRFSLRDSVPLRKLQEAFTAGNWYQYLIPAAEALADWPAVELNPDEVEGVRHGHRVKAVGEPTETKVRGVSTQGELVALMELVTGEDGAPEWQPKKVFFTSD, encoded by the coding sequence ATGAACAGTCAGGATATAAAAAACGCCATATCAGGCGCGTTGGTTGTGGATAAACCGGTCGGGATGACATCTCACGATGTCGTTCAGGCAATCAGGAACGGCACAGGTCTGCGCCGCGCGGGACATACCGGCACACTGGACCCACGCGCTTCCGGCGTGCTTGTGATCCTTGTTGGGCCGGCTGTACGGTTAAGCGAATACGTTTCCGCATCGGATAAACGCTACCAGGCCATCATTCGCCTGGGCGGCTCAACCGATACCTTCGACGGGGAAGGCAAGTTCACACCATCGAAGGACCCGGTCAACATCACCGAAACCGAATTCGAGGAAGCGCTTAAAACCTTTGTCGGTGAGATCGAGCAGACTCCCCCGCCCTATTCTGCCGTCAAAGTGCAGGGACGCAAAGCCTATGAAATGGCGCGCAAAGGCGAGGAAGTTGATCTCGAACCGCGCAAGATCACCGTCCATCATCTGGAAGTGCTGGAATGGACACCGCCCGAAGTGGTGATTGACGTACATTGCTCTTCCGGAACATACGTCCGCTCGCTTGCGAATGACCTCGGTGTCAAACTCGGCTGCGGCGCATACCTTGTCGGTTTGCGGCGCACCAAAAGCGGCAGGTTCTCCCTGCGCGATTCCGTGCCGCTGAGAAAATTACAGGAGGCCTTCACGGCCGGCAACTGGTATCAATACTTGATCCCCGCAGCCGAAGCGCTTGCCGACTGGCCCGCAGTGGAACTCAACCCCGATGAAGTGGAGGGTGTGCGTCACGGTCACCGCGTAAAAGCGGTTGGTGAACCCACAGAAACCAAGGTGCGCGGCGTCAGCACACAGGGCGAACTGGTTGCCCTGATGGAACTCGTCACCGGCGAAGACGGCGCACCCGAATGGCAGCCAAAGAAAGTCTTCTTCACTTCCGATTAA